A DNA window from Candidatus Protochlamydia naegleriophila contains the following coding sequences:
- a CDS encoding cytochrome ubiquinol oxidase subunit I: MDVLMLARIQFALTIMFHYIYPVLSIGLGLIMVIMEGTYLKTKNPVYLRMAQFWTKVFALTFAIGVATGIVMEFEFGTNWATYSRYVGDVFGSALAAEGVLSFFLESGFLAVVLFGWNRVSPKFHFFATTMVCLGAHFSAIWIVVANAWMQTPAGYHIVGEGLSARAEITDFWGMVFNPSSVVRLQHVILGCWLAGAFLVISVSAFYLLKNRHREFAKKSMIIGLWVAFLTSILQAFSGHSSGKVVAQYQPAKLAALEALYQTESGAPLTLFGVVNAKEQKLDYAIQIPKLLSYLSFGDFNAEVKGLDQVPKEDWPHVTALFNVYRLMLGMWAIMLFLAVAGLYLWYRKRLEVHRWLLWIMTFSAIFPQLANQAGWYSAEVGRYPWIVYGLLRISEGLSKSVTANHVFGSILMFMVVYTLLFILFIYLLNEKIKHGPEEEGSDQSTPYHGLHHLVEEGAHDSDL, from the coding sequence ATGGATGTTTTAATGTTGGCGCGCATTCAGTTCGCTTTGACTATCATGTTTCACTACATTTATCCGGTTCTGAGCATAGGCTTGGGATTGATCATGGTGATCATGGAAGGAACGTATTTAAAAACAAAAAATCCTGTTTACCTGCGCATGGCTCAGTTCTGGACCAAAGTGTTTGCTTTGACGTTTGCGATTGGTGTAGCGACTGGGATTGTGATGGAGTTTGAATTTGGAACAAATTGGGCCACTTATTCCCGCTACGTGGGCGACGTGTTTGGGAGCGCTTTAGCGGCAGAAGGGGTTTTGTCTTTTTTTCTTGAGTCTGGTTTTTTGGCTGTTGTGCTTTTTGGCTGGAATCGAGTCAGCCCTAAATTCCACTTTTTTGCCACTACCATGGTTTGTTTGGGGGCACATTTTAGTGCCATCTGGATTGTTGTAGCTAATGCGTGGATGCAAACGCCGGCAGGATACCACATCGTTGGAGAAGGCCTCTCGGCACGGGCTGAAATTACGGATTTCTGGGGCATGGTGTTCAATCCCTCCTCTGTCGTTCGTCTCCAGCATGTCATCTTGGGGTGCTGGCTTGCAGGAGCCTTTCTCGTCATCAGCGTTTCAGCCTTCTATTTGCTTAAAAATCGGCATCGAGAATTTGCAAAAAAATCGATGATCATTGGATTATGGGTCGCTTTTTTAACATCGATTTTACAAGCTTTTTCCGGCCATAGCAGCGGAAAAGTAGTAGCGCAATATCAGCCGGCCAAATTGGCAGCGCTCGAAGCGCTCTACCAAACAGAGTCTGGCGCACCTCTTACTTTGTTTGGCGTTGTCAATGCCAAAGAGCAAAAGCTCGATTATGCTATTCAAATTCCCAAGCTGCTCAGCTATTTGTCGTTTGGGGATTTCAATGCTGAAGTAAAGGGATTGGATCAAGTTCCGAAAGAGGATTGGCCTCATGTCACGGCTTTATTTAATGTCTACCGCCTGATGCTTGGCATGTGGGCGATCATGCTCTTTTTGGCAGTTGCCGGACTGTATTTATGGTATAGAAAGCGGTTAGAGGTTCATCGTTGGCTTTTGTGGATAATGACCTTCTCAGCCATTTTCCCTCAGTTAGCCAATCAAGCCGGGTGGTATAGTGCCGAGGTTGGACGCTATCCTTGGATTGTTTATGGGCTATTGCGCATTTCGGAAGGATTGTCTAAATCGGTGACAGCGAATCACGTCTTTGGCTCGATCCTCATGTTTATGGTGGTCTATACGCTTCTCTTTATTTTATTTATTTATCTTTTGAATGAAAAAATCAAGCACGGGCCGGAAGAGGAAGGAAGCGATCAATCTACCCCTTACCACGGGCTTCATCATCTAGTTGAGGAGGGTGCTCATGATTCCGATCTCTAA